A region from the Hydrogenimonas sp. genome encodes:
- a CDS encoding argininosuccinate lyase — MSKKIASARIQTESSRLLKELNNSLPFDKALYREDIEGSKAHAYMLMKQGIISREDYEKITDGLERVLEEIETGRFSLDGDDEDIHMAVERRLTEIIGDAGKRLHTARSRNDQVALDFRLYVLRHNRKIGDLILDLIDSFIRVAERSSDVMLPGMTHLQHAQPINFGYHMMAYASMFRRDYERFRESTERNNLSPLGCAALAGTPHPIDRRLTASILGFKAPTLNCLDSVSDRDFALEILFNIATMMMHISRLSEELILWSTSEFGFVRLSDKHATGSSIMPQKKNPDIPELLRGKTGRTYGNLISLLTVMKGLPLAYNKDTQEDKEGVFDSVETAELSLQVLKEMIDEMEIDADAMERACNRGHLSATDLADYLVENGGLPFRDAYHIVGNVVNYAEELGKDISELTPEELMSVDARIDRGACEVLDNRRSMNARRSEGGTATERTLEQIESLKEWLKREKSA, encoded by the coding sequence GTGTCTAAAAAGATCGCTTCCGCAAGGATTCAGACAGAGAGTTCCAGGCTTCTCAAGGAGCTCAACAACTCTCTACCTTTTGACAAAGCTCTCTACAGGGAAGATATAGAGGGTTCCAAAGCTCATGCTTATATGCTTATGAAGCAGGGAATCATCTCCCGGGAGGATTACGAGAAGATAACAGATGGGCTCGAGAGGGTGCTTGAAGAGATAGAGACGGGCAGATTTTCTCTCGACGGTGATGACGAAGATATACATATGGCGGTAGAGCGTCGTCTTACGGAGATAATCGGAGATGCGGGAAAGAGGCTCCATACCGCCAGAAGCAGGAATGACCAGGTTGCGCTCGATTTTAGGCTGTATGTCCTTAGACACAACCGGAAAATCGGCGATTTGATCCTGGATCTGATAGACTCTTTTATAAGAGTCGCGGAGAGGAGCAGCGATGTGATGCTCCCGGGAATGACACACCTTCAACATGCCCAACCCATAAATTTCGGTTACCATATGATGGCGTACGCATCTATGTTCAGACGCGATTACGAGCGTTTCAGAGAGTCTACTGAGCGTAACAACCTCTCTCCTTTGGGTTGTGCCGCCCTTGCGGGTACGCCTCATCCTATAGATCGCAGACTTACCGCTTCGATACTCGGGTTCAAGGCTCCGACGCTAAACTGTCTTGACAGTGTCAGCGACAGGGACTTTGCCCTCGAGATCCTCTTCAATATAGCGACGATGATGATGCATATAAGCCGCCTCAGCGAGGAGCTCATTTTGTGGAGTACGAGTGAGTTCGGGTTTGTACGGCTCAGCGACAAACACGCTACCGGGAGCTCAATTATGCCCCAGAAAAAGAATCCGGACATCCCGGAGCTTCTAAGAGGAAAAACAGGGCGGACGTACGGCAATCTGATATCACTGCTTACCGTCATGAAGGGCCTTCCTCTTGCCTACAACAAAGATACCCAGGAGGATAAAGAGGGAGTTTTCGACAGTGTTGAAACAGCCGAACTCTCCCTGCAGGTGCTCAAAGAGATGATAGATGAAATGGAGATAGACGCAGATGCGATGGAGCGTGCGTGCAACAGGGGCCATCTGAGTGCTACAGACCTGGCAGACTATCTGGTTGAAAACGGCGGGCTGCCTTTCAGGGACGCATACCATATTGTCGGGAACGTGGTCAACTATGCGGAGGAGCTCGGGAAAGATATATCGGAGTTGACGCCGGAAGAGCTGATGAGTGTCGATGCCCGGATAGATCGGGGAGCCTGCGAAGTTCTGGATAACAGGCGATCTATGAATGCAAGAAGATCCGAAGGGGGGACCGCTACGGAGCGTACTCTGGAGCAGATAGAGAGCCTCAAGGAGTGGTTGAAGAGAGAGAAGTCAGCCTAA